Proteins from a genomic interval of Cygnus olor isolate bCygOlo1 chromosome 9, bCygOlo1.pri.v2, whole genome shotgun sequence:
- the LOC121074788 gene encoding mucin-19-like, giving the protein MCQVSPSSTASPPEQPSVPGDSSGNATRSRSLPARELVPALPSAIHTPPGAGRSALSLLAGDVGTEVMAAQVPTSPSKEQEEPPGTAALSGGLAAGDIPQAGAGFSSPNPAGHPPSVPPAPVTPQLLSPVPAGHTVALTGGGPATAMLSPAPSVPTEKGTGKIVPSGSSTAPEQAPEVFRGVENIAGEPKLGTAVPVVQRTVPKALTGDASTLTGHIPAPGRGLSPPVALVLAAQPVLGTKASSSATSKATDASELAQPYSAVTAEGTLGTAWTTVPSRVEHSTGTSPPAISKSPAEPYATTALPSQKATPELDTATPPPATAASILPASPGDTGHSVEPPAALAGHVTDPTMSAATGGPLHAATEGSRIPAPAATPGASSAAITSSPATAAVSEAAEQGTPAPGTAGAGLLGSNPATRPRATTPSLGPPAMALDVTATAHGPTAPLPALGNAELVATGAGATTGTAALHTEATPMQLDAGQVPSTAPAVSLPGGGLSPGSSSAVPRTTAAQADGDRSPPASPSVGTSLSLMDGAKPTSSLQGYGTGTQPAALVSKTPISEAGLETASPASSDTTVMARDGSSSATPAASGVPRTLSTPGVPWAGIPWDSSATAGMAVGVSPSSSSPEVASGTSLLSPAALLPALGAPTARPDGSTAGRAVGTVSPGVGTDPSGTAPSHVIVTTGPSPEPSTPGTDVPKTEPPTSFPLLVPRGSRSAPSATADPSPAPDTAVPLGTTAGSQDPPPPQHG; this is encoded by the exons ATGTGCCAGGtgtcccccagcagcacagccagcccgCCGGAGCAGCCCTCTGTCCCCGGGGACAGTTCAGGTAACGCCACTCGGAGCAGGTCCCTGCCTGCCAGGGAGCTGGTCCCGGCACTGCCAAGCGCGATCCACACGCCGCCGGGCGCAGGTAGGAGCGCCTTGTCCCTCCTCGCAGGTGATGTAGGGACGGAGGTGATGGCAGCACAGGTCCCCACAAGCCCCagcaaggagcaggaggagccccctggcacagcagctCTCTCTGGGGGGTTGGCAGCAGGGGATATTccccaggcaggggctgggttTTCCTCCCCGAACCCTGCTGGCCATCCGCCCAGTGTCCCTCCAGCTCCTGTCACCCCTCAGCTGCTGTCCCCTGTGCCAGCAGGGCACACGGTGGCTCTCACCGGTGGTGGGCCAGCCACAGCCATGTTGTCCCCAGCTCCATCTGTCCCCACTGAGAAGGGGACAGGCAAAATAGTGCCatcaggcagcagcactgcccctgAGCAGGCTCCGGAGGTGTTTAGGGGGGTGGAGAACATTGCTGGAGAGCCAAAACTGGGAACAGCCGTCCCTGTAGTGCAAAGGACCGTGCCCAAAGCACTTACAGGTGATGCCAGTACGCTGACAGGTCACatcccagcaccaggcagaggTTTGTCTCCACCAGTGGCACTTGTCCTTGCTGCTCAACCGGTGCTGGGGACAAAAGCATCTTCCTCAGCCACAAGCAAAGCGACCGATGCCAGTGAGTTGGCGCAGCCCTACAGCGCTGTCACTGCAGAGGGGACGCTGGGGACAGCGTGGACTACCGTGCCATCCCGTGTCGAACACAGCACAGGGACATCACCCCCTGCCATCAGCAAGAGCCCCGCCGAGCCATACGCAACCACCGCGCTCCCGTCCCAAAAGGCCACACCAGAGCTGGACACGGCcacccctcctcctgccactgcAGCCAGCATCTTGCCGGCCTCCCCTGGGGACACGGGCCACTCCGTggagccaccagcagccctggctggccATGTCACCGACCCCACCATGTCAGCAGCCACCGGGGGTCCCCTCCACGCAGCCACAGAAGGATCCAGGatcccagcacctgcagccacCCCAGGAGCATCCTCAGCAGCGATCACCTCttctcctgccactgctgctgtcagcgAGGCTGCGGAGCAAGGGACACCAGCccctggcactgctggagctgggctgctcgGATCCAACCCTGCCACCCGTCCCCGTGCCACCACACCGTCCCTGGGACCACCAGCCATGGCACTGGATGTCACCGCCACAGCGCACGGCCCCACCGCGCCACTTCCAGCCCTGGGAAATGCTGAGCTGGTGGCCACTGGTGCTGGAGCCACAACGggcactgctgccctgcacaCCGAGGCCACCCCCATGCAGCTGGACGCGGGGCaggtccccagcacagcccctgctgtgTCACTCCCTGGTGGTGGCCTCTCCCCTGGGTCCTCTTCTGCAGTCCCCAGGACCACCGCGGCACAGGCAGACGGGGACAGATCCCCTCCGGCCAGCCCCAGTGTGGGCACGTCCCTGTCCCTCATGGATGGAGCAAAGCCCACGTCTTCCCTCCAAGGGTATGGCACCGGGACCCAGCCAGCTGCCCTCGTTAGCAAAACTCCAATTAGTGAAGCAGGGCTGGAGACAGCATCACCAGCCAGCAGCGACACTACTGTGATGGCACGGGATGGCAGCTCCAGTGCCACCCCAGCTGCTTCAGGGGTACCCAGGACACTCAGCACCCCTGGGGTACCATGGGCAGGCATCCCGTGGGACAGCAGTGCCACCGCAGGGATGGCAGTGGGGGTGTCCCCATCCAGCAGCTCCCCGGAGGTGGCATCAGGCACCTCCTTGCTGTCTCCAGCCGCCCTGCTGCCAGCGCTGGGTGCCCCTACTGCCCGTCCCGATGGCAGCACCGCCGGGCGAGCAGTGGGGACGGTGTCCCCGGGTGTGGGCACCGACCCATCGGGGACAGCTCCCAGCCATGTCATCGTCACCACCGGGCCATCACCAGAGCCGTCCACCCCAGGGACCGACGTCCCCAAAACCGAGCCACCGACGAGCTTTCCCCTCCTGGTCCCCAGAGGCAGTCGCTCGGCCCCGTCGGCCACAGCagaccccagcccagctccgGACACAGCCGTGCCCCTCGGCACCACCGCTGGCAGCCAGGATCCCCCACCG CCACAGCACGGCTGA
- the MUC4 gene encoding LOW QUALITY PROTEIN: mucin-4 (The sequence of the model RefSeq protein was modified relative to this genomic sequence to represent the inferred CDS: deleted 1 base in 1 codon) yields the protein MSPPVLGDTSPAVVASSVTPSTGATGPAAGTSDAGLSTVTAPSSTASSTTSALYSPHVPPGPPSEATSSTHGPAAEDKPSVGVSSLSTASSYTWETTATSWTAPVPASDTEMSAGSPSRDTPVVTGHTTSAMAKATSSTPSPSVTHDVPTAPGRVTSHDASPAFAAVPSLARGTPPAATSPTGAAPALGTQRGPATTPRTPAHTTSSHGHPLSEPQPSHGLGPAVSLYPFGTEGGDRECVQRTVDFNSPLFKPEIGFPFGKALRDSLYFTDNGQIIFPPTDNVVPSNPNPPARGFSGREALPTVAVFWEDADFSHGVGTTWYQEYPTLGSTRDPLVRDVEAKIEKYLKTSYTARWTLKVTWEKAPAYPSQQDDAQTSTYQAVLSTDGNQSFALLLYQDGGMRWDYAGLAAGNVLIGFSSGDGYAQNNELTQKPPAVKYRPDQHRSSGTDVRGLWLYRLDSRGRVNYRLRCLTWLEAQPAPATWRTELPPCPCSRPQAELDPRYRRSRGAERGAEPPPAAGAAATPRDVSDPADTAVRVLRTASPSRAGAGVRCVYRGTSFLEGWQERAWSPPTHTTADEELEAFEWCCRRVGKPRFCTRFAEKRPRTGCEGYVPPTPASAFGDPHITTLDGLTYTFNGLGDFVLLLAGDAQSSFVLQGRTARTGTAQATNFVAFAAQYVSSTTTTVEWTLGSQGDIQVLLNYQTIQFSYSQDMGAEVHYSPGVLLVNTSSVTATFDGTVSISISASAGLLSVVCSLPDRYRNSTKGLLGVWNNNPADDFQMSNGTSIPVNSSEEEIFSYGMTWAVGEHSLFAQPLATPEKNFTPIFLSRLQQENESQYQRAASQCRGSKECVYDTLSTGDVTLGLATQSLVEDFQEKKTALNAFPPVITGDPSLTAFRTERVTRQYRAEGPGALFVPHISPELNISENGTLTWEPRGTAPLSVTLQAVGSQHLAALLQLSFTLCSCRTSHECDYNDTATVNGSSLQISMSARRGRRVRGTAPAPTPWAAIPAPAHLVWRVSAILGSLEVKAFQSNTNITRMAAAGFTFAVVAEFNYGSSGSVIRFLNEELVGAIASAFNERRGQRDVGTHILFEHLHLDNVTDMVKLTVAELRHYFSCALYGYEGYQLDYVGTTGFLCISPCKKGYCQHGGRCRHLPEGPMCSCTPFSIFSPAGARCEQLAVSLAAFLGILLGALALLCLLLAAACLALHLCRRHRDPWGTKDTFWRPRQFSSLTKAAARAESTRSHGSGRLWEPQLQAIDPSVQIRIKRPQVRAPSQPALQP from the exons ATGTCCCCTCCTGTGCTTGGGGACACCAGTCCGGCGGTGGTGGCATCCTCTGTGACACCCAGCACCGGTGCCACCGGTCCGGCAGCAGGAACAAGCGATGCCGGTCTCAGCACGGTCACAGCACCCTCCTCCACTGCCTCCAGCACCACCTCTGCTCTGTACAGCCCCCATGTCCCCCCTGGGCCACCCAGCgaggccaccagcagcacccatggCCCAGCTGCTGAGGACAAGCCCTCTGTCGGGGTGTCCTCGCTGAGCACTGCCAGCTCATATACATGGGAAACCACAGCCACATCCTGGACAGCCCCCGTCCCCGCCAGTGACACCGAAATGTCAGCTGGCTCccccagcagggacacccccGTGGTGACCGGGCACACCACATCTGCCATGGCCaaggccaccagcagcaccccgtCCCCCTCTGTCACCCACGATGTCCCCACCGCCCCGGGCAGGGTGACGAGCCACGATGCCAGCCCTGCGTTTGCTGCCGTGCCCAGCCTGGCCAGAGGGACCCcgccagcagccaccagccccaccggggcagctcctgctttgGGGACACAGAGGGGACCGGCCACCACACCGAGGACGCCTGCTCACACCACTTCCAGCCACGGACACCCACTGTctgagccccagcccagccacggGCTCG GCCCGGCGGTGTCCCTGTACCCGTTTGGCACAGAGGGAGGTGACAGAGAGTGTGTCCAGAGGACGGTGGATTTTAATTCCCCCTTGTTCAAGCCGGAGATCGGGTTCCCCTTCGGGAAGGCGCTGCGTGACTCCCTCTAC TTTACAGACAACGGGCAAATCATTTTCCCACCCACGGACAACGTCGTCCCCTCAAACCCCAACCCACCTGCCCGGGGATTCAGTGGCCGTGAGGCGCTGCCGACGGTGGCCGTGTTTTGGGAGGACGCAGATTTCTCGCATGGCGTTGGCACCACCTGGTACCAG GAGTACCCCACCCTCGGATCTACCCGAGACCCCCTCGTTCGTGATGTGGAGGCAAAAATTGAGAAATACCTGAAAACCTCTTACACAGCGAGATGGACCCTGAAGGTGACGTGGGAGAAGGCCCCGGCGTACCCGTCCCAGCAGGACGATGCTCAG ACAAGCACGTACCAGGCCGTCCTCTCCACCGATGGGAACCAGTCCTTCGCCCTGCTGCTGTACCAGGACGGCGGAATGAGGTGGGACTACGCCGGGCTGGCAGCCGGGAACGTGCTGATCGGCTTCTCCAG CGGCGATGGGTATGCCCAAAACAACGAGCTGACTCAAAAGCCACCGGCTGTTAAGTACCGACCCGACCAGCACCGCAGCTCTGGCACCG ACGTGCGGGGGCTGTGGCTGTACCGGCTGGACAGCCGCGGCCGGGTGAACTACCGGCTGCGGTGCCTGACGTGGCTGGAGGCACAGCCTGCCCCGGCCACCTGGAGGACGGAGCTGCCACCCTGCCCCTGCTCACGGCCCCAGGCCGAGCTGGACCCCCGCTACCGCCGGAGCAGAGGTGCTGagcgtggggctgagccccctccCGCAGCCGGGGCGGCTGCCACCCCCCGGGATGTCTCAGACCCAGCAGACACCGCTGTGAGGGTGCTGCGCACCGCGTCCCCCAGCCGGGCGGGTGCTGGGGTGCGGTGTGTGTACCGAGGCACGAGCTTTCTGGAGGGCTGGCAGGAGAGAGCCTGGAGCCCACCCACCCACACCACGGCCG ACGAGGAGCTGGAGGCGTTCGAGTGGTGCTGCCGGCGCGTGGGGAAGCCCCGGTTCTGCACCAGGTTTGCCGAGAAGAGACCGAGGACCGGCTGCGAGGGATACGTGCCGCCCACCCCCG CCAGTGCCTTCGGGGACCCCCACATCACCACCCTGGATGGCCTCACCTACACGTTCAATGGCCTCGGGGACTTTGTCCTGTTGCTGGCCGGCGATGCCCAGAGCAGCTTCGTGCTGCAAGGGCGCACGGCCCGGACCGGCACAGCCCAGGCCACCAACTTCGTGGCCTTCGCTGCCCAGTACGtctccagcaccaccaccaca GTTGAGTGGACTTTGGGGAGCCAGGGTGACATCCAAGTCCTCCTGAACTACCAAACCATCCAGTTTTCCTACTCCCAAG ACATGGGTGCCGAGGTGCACTAcagccctggggtgctgctggtcAACACCTCCTCCGTCACGGCCACCTTTGACGGCACcgtctccatctccatctcagCCAGCGCCGGGCTCCTCAGCGTGGTGTGCAGCCTGCCGGATCGGTACCGCAACAGCACCAAGGGCCTCCTGG GTGTGTGGAACAACAACCCCGCAGATGACTTCCAGATGTCAAACGGGACCAGCATCCCTGTGAACAGCAGCGAGGAGGAGATCTTCAGCTACGGGATGACCT GGGCTGTTGGAGAGCACAGCCTGTTCGCCCAGCCCTTGGCCACACCGGAGAAGAACTTCACCCCCATCTTCTTGTCTcggctgcagcaggagaatgAAAGCCAGTACCAGCGGGCAGCCTCGCAGTGCCGCGGCAGCAAGGAGTGCGTCTACGATACGCTGAGCACAGGGGACGTGACCCTGGGCCTGGCCACCCAGAGCCTCGTGGAGGACTTCCAGGAGAAGAAGACGGCGCTCA ACGCCTTCCCTCCCGTCATCACCGGCGACCCGTCGCTCACAGCCTTCAGGACAGAGCGGGTCACGAGGCAGTACCGAGCTGAGGGGCCGGGCGCGCTCTTTGTCCCCCACATCTCCCCAGAGCTCAACATTTCGG AGAACGGCACCCTGACGTGGGAGCCCCGCGGGACGGCCCCGCTCAGCGTCACCTTGCAGGCCGTGGGCTCCCAGCACCTCGCCGCCCTCCTCCAGCTCAGCTTCACCCTCTGCAGCTGCCGCACGAGCCACGAGTGCGACTACAACGACACGGCCACTGTCAACGGCTCCTCCCTGCAG ATATCGATGAGTGCGCGCAGGGGACGGCGTGTCCGGGGAACGGCACCTGCACCAACACCGTGGGCAGCTATACCTGCTCCTGCCCACCTGGTGTGGAGG GTCTCGGCCATCCTGGGCTCCCTGGAGGTGAAGGCTTTCCAGAGCAACACCAACATCACCCGCAT ggcagctgctggcttcACCTTCGCCGTGGTGGCCGAGTTCAACTACGGCAGCAGCGGCTCCGTGATCCGCTTCCTGAACGAGGAGCTGGTGGGGGCCATTGCCAGCGCCTTCAACGAGCGGCGG GGACAGCGGGACGTGGGCACACACATCCTCTTTGAGCACCTGCACCTGGACAATGTCACCGACATGGTGAAAC TGACGGTGGCGGAGCTGAGGCACTACTTCTCCTGCGCTCTGTACGGCTACGAAGGCTACCAGCTTGACTACGTGGGGACCACTGGCTTCCTCTGCATCTCCCCTTGCAAGAAAGGCTACTGCCAGCACGGCGGCCGGTGCCGGCACCTGCCCGAGGGCCCCATGTGCAG CTGCACCCCCTTCTCCATCTTCTCCCCGGCCGGTGCACGGTGCGAGCAGCTCGCCGTCAGCCTCGCCGCCTTCCTCGGCATCCTGCTGGGGGCCCTGGCtttgctctgcctcctgcttgcCGCCGCCTGCCTCGCCTTGCACCTCTGCCGCCGGCACCGGGACCCCTGGGG GACCAAGGACACCTTCTGGAGGCCTCGGCAGTTCTCCT ccctgacCAAGGCAGCAGCGAGAGCAGAGAGCACCCGTTCCCACGGCTCAGGAAGGCTCTGGGAGCCGCAGCTCCAGGCCATCGACCCATCCGTCCAG ATAAGGATCAAGAGACCCCAGGTCAGGGCTCCGAGCCAACCTGCCCTGCAGCCGTAG